The Candidatus Kryptonium sp. genome contains a region encoding:
- the rfbB gene encoding dTDP-glucose 4,6-dehydratase: MQSVLITGGAGFIGSNFVRYMIHNHPEVKVVNLDKLTYAGNLENLKDVEGNPNYHFIKGDICNQELVEYVVREFEIDIIVNFAAESHVDRSILGPEIFIRTNVFGTQVLLEVAKKFEIEKFIQISTDEVYGSLGPVGKFTEDMPLLPNSPYAASKASADLLCRAYFKTFGVPVVITRCSNNFGPYQFPEKLIPLMIINALNDKPLPVYGDGKNVRDWIYVIDHCRAIDFTIQKGKPGEIYNIGASNEWQNIDIVKLILKKLGKPETLIKFVKDRPGHDRRYAMDWSKIKNELGWEPIYSFEEAIDETINWYIQNENWWKRIISGEYQNYYQIWYGERLKS, from the coding sequence ATGCAAAGTGTTTTAATAACCGGAGGTGCGGGATTTATCGGGAGCAATTTCGTAAGGTATATGATTCATAATCATCCTGAGGTTAAAGTCGTAAACCTTGATAAACTTACCTATGCAGGTAATCTTGAAAATTTAAAAGATGTTGAGGGAAATCCAAATTATCACTTCATAAAAGGTGATATTTGCAATCAAGAGCTTGTTGAGTATGTCGTTAGGGAATTTGAAATTGATATAATTGTAAATTTTGCTGCTGAGTCGCATGTTGATAGAAGCATACTTGGACCTGAAATTTTTATAAGGACTAATGTCTTTGGGACACAGGTTTTACTTGAAGTAGCAAAAAAGTTTGAGATAGAGAAGTTCATTCAAATTTCAACTGATGAAGTATATGGTTCGCTTGGTCCTGTCGGAAAATTCACAGAAGATATGCCACTTTTACCTAATTCACCTTATGCAGCAAGCAAAGCAAGCGCAGATCTTTTATGTAGAGCTTACTTTAAGACATTTGGGGTTCCTGTTGTGATAACGAGATGTTCAAATAATTTCGGACCATATCAATTTCCAGAGAAACTTATTCCTTTGATGATAATAAATGCATTGAATGATAAACCTTTGCCTGTTTATGGAGATGGTAAAAATGTGCGCGATTGGATTTATGTAATTGATCATTGTCGTGCGATAGATTTTACAATTCAAAAGGGGAAACCAGGCGAAATATACAATATAGGCGCAAGCAATGAGTGGCAGAACATTGATATTGTTAAATTAATTTTGAAAAAACTTGGAAAGCCAGAAACGCTTATAAAGTTCGTAAAGGATAGACCAGGACACGACAGAAGATATGCAATGGATTGGTCAAAGATCAAAAATGAACTTGGTTGGGAGCCGATATATTCGTTTGAAGAAGCAATTGATGAGACCATAAACTGGTATATTCAAAACGAAAACTGGTGGAAGAGGATAATTTCAGGTGAATATCAAAACTACTATCAAATTTGGTATGGTGAAAGGTTGAAAAGTTAA
- a CDS encoding SLBB domain-containing protein produces MRAILVFLMSMCFLSLSFAQLPEVKPETKGLGLKFDEFFKQAQTFQYPLLDPTIFSLDKPVDPEVYIVGPGDVLSVNIWTSPPLSFTVQVTLEGTVIIPTVGEAKVSGLTLSEAKRIMIQKIKAKYIASEITITLIAPRSFNVTVSGYVLNEGKYKVRSIDRVSTAVMLALSPTDSFQIQAMREIINKVSFRKILLKRNGESLNIDLRKYLATGDDRYNPYLLEGDWIMVQRQDQSSFVAVYGAVNKPGVYEFVQGDKLTDIIRIAGGIIESAELDNVEIVRLDEEGKLKEKIKVNLGKILNGEEPDLVLENNDKIFIPGKRTLKQNYVVTVSGEVKYPGTYPISRNGTMLSDILDRVGLLDFSDKENAYVIRGMTQFDPQREFILEYLLLKNFAFSREDSLNFNQEIQILRSAKFIAVDIGKVIAGIEDVELQDGDFIYIPRKQIPMIYVFGQVNSPGFVLYESGKDYRHYISKAGGFAQLARRGDVKIIKRKTYVWYDPEDTKIEPGDFIFVPKKVVREPIYYWNIFKDVILTVGSVATTVATIILIYNQTKAK; encoded by the coding sequence ATGCGAGCGATTTTGGTTTTTTTAATGTCTATGTGCTTTTTAAGTTTGAGCTTTGCTCAACTTCCCGAGGTTAAACCTGAAACGAAGGGGCTTGGGTTAAAGTTTGATGAATTTTTCAAACAAGCACAGACATTTCAATATCCATTGCTTGATCCAACGATCTTTTCACTGGATAAGCCAGTGGATCCTGAAGTTTACATTGTTGGGCCTGGCGATGTTTTAAGTGTAAATATATGGACATCGCCACCGCTTAGTTTTACGGTTCAAGTGACCCTTGAAGGAACTGTCATAATTCCAACGGTCGGTGAAGCAAAGGTTTCTGGATTGACGCTTTCGGAGGCGAAAAGGATTATGATTCAAAAGATAAAGGCAAAATATATCGCAAGCGAGATAACAATTACACTTATAGCACCTCGCTCATTTAATGTAACCGTGAGTGGTTATGTTTTAAATGAGGGTAAATATAAAGTTCGTTCAATTGATAGAGTTTCAACTGCGGTCATGCTTGCTCTCTCGCCGACCGATTCTTTTCAAATTCAAGCGATGCGGGAAATTATTAATAAAGTTAGTTTCAGAAAGATTTTATTGAAAAGAAATGGGGAATCGTTAAACATTGACCTTAGGAAATATCTGGCAACCGGTGATGATAGATATAATCCTTATCTTCTTGAGGGAGATTGGATTATGGTTCAAAGACAAGATCAATCTTCATTTGTTGCGGTATATGGTGCAGTAAATAAGCCAGGTGTCTACGAGTTTGTTCAAGGAGATAAACTTACAGACATTATACGGATAGCAGGTGGAATTATTGAAAGTGCTGAGCTTGACAATGTTGAAATCGTTCGCCTTGATGAGGAAGGAAAATTAAAAGAAAAAATAAAAGTAAATTTAGGGAAAATTTTAAACGGCGAGGAGCCTGATTTAGTTCTTGAGAACAACGATAAAATTTTTATTCCTGGAAAAAGAACATTGAAACAAAATTATGTGGTCACAGTATCAGGTGAGGTTAAATATCCTGGCACTTATCCGATCTCGCGCAATGGAACAATGTTAAGTGACATACTTGATAGAGTTGGTCTGCTTGATTTTTCTGACAAAGAAAATGCTTATGTAATAAGAGGAATGACTCAGTTTGATCCACAGAGGGAGTTCATTTTGGAATATCTGCTTCTTAAAAACTTTGCGTTTTCACGAGAGGATTCTTTGAACTTCAATCAAGAAATACAAATTCTGCGTTCAGCAAAATTTATCGCCGTTGATATTGGTAAAGTAATTGCTGGCATAGAAGATGTTGAATTACAAGATGGTGATTTTATTTACATACCGAGAAAGCAGATACCGATGATCTATGTCTTTGGACAGGTGAATAGTCCTGGTTTTGTTCTTTATGAATCTGGCAAGGATTATAGACATTATATCTCTAAAGCTGGGGGATTTGCCCAACTTGCACGCAGAGGTGATGTTAAAATCATAAAAAGAAAAACTTATGTTTGGTATGATCCCGAAGACACAAAAATTGAACCTGGCGATTTCATATTTGTTCCAAAGAAGGTTGTCAGAGAACCGATTTATTATTGGAATATATTTAAAGATGTAATTTTAACCGTTGGTTCGGTTGCCACAACGGTTGCCACGATAATTTTAATTTATAACCAAACAAAAGCGAAATAA
- a CDS encoding DMT family transporter, whose amino-acid sequence MKQQYKAELLLLFITFIWGGTFSIVKTALESVSPLIFLGIRFGISMVLYLLFFPGSLKHLNYTSLKHGLIIAFFLFAGFAFQTVGLKYTTASKSGFITGMLVIFTPIAQVIIERKTPKLGNLVGIVLVTIGLLFLTSKESSIENFIFSLGRDFTIGDFLTLLCAVMFALYIVYLDIYSRLHPTSILVLIQLATTSIASFLIAPFFEDIKLNFTFQLFFALVYTSLLATILATYIQTEYQKFTTPTRAAVIFTMEPVFAGAIAWVFLNEHLSSFALLGSALMLGGLLISELSDLIFKNSSGNLFRKK is encoded by the coding sequence ATGAAGCAGCAATATAAAGCCGAACTCTTGCTTTTATTTATAACTTTCATCTGGGGTGGAACTTTTAGCATCGTTAAGACAGCGCTTGAAAGCGTCTCGCCATTGATTTTTCTCGGTATAAGATTTGGAATTTCTATGGTGTTGTATCTTTTATTTTTTCCAGGTTCTTTGAAACATTTGAATTACACTTCTTTAAAGCATGGCTTGATCATTGCTTTCTTTTTATTCGCTGGATTTGCATTTCAAACGGTCGGATTAAAATATACAACTGCTTCAAAATCTGGTTTTATAACAGGTATGCTTGTGATCTTCACTCCCATCGCTCAAGTAATAATTGAGCGAAAAACACCGAAATTAGGTAATTTAGTTGGAATTGTTCTTGTAACTATAGGTCTTTTGTTTCTTACTTCAAAGGAAAGCTCAATTGAAAATTTTATCTTTTCTCTCGGTCGCGATTTTACAATTGGTGATTTTCTTACGCTCCTTTGTGCAGTTATGTTTGCTCTTTACATCGTTTATCTTGATATATATTCAAGATTGCATCCGACTTCAATTCTTGTTCTTATTCAACTTGCGACGACATCTATCGCTTCATTTTTAATTGCACCTTTTTTTGAGGATATAAAATTAAATTTTACATTTCAACTATTTTTTGCTCTTGTATACACTTCGCTTCTTGCGACAATACTTGCGACTTATATTCAAACTGAATATCAAAAATTTACAACTCCAACGCGTGCTGCTGTAATTTTTACGATGGAACCAGTTTTTGCTGGAGCCATTGCTTGGGTATTTTTAAACGAACATCTTTCTTCTTTCGCTTTGTTGGGTTCTGCGTTGATGCTTGGAGGGCTTCTAATTTCGGAACTATCGGATCTTATTTTTAAAAATTCATCTGGAAATCTTTTCCGCAAAAAGTGA
- the mnmA gene encoding tRNA 2-thiouridine(34) synthase MnmA → MRRPEDITVVVAMSGGVDSSVAAAVLKEQGYNLIGITIKTYNYEDIGIQNEHSCCSLEGINDARTVATKLGFPHYVVDLTKEFHREVIDYFIKDYLDGRTPNPCVICNRKIKWEALIKKAMSLGADYIATGHYARVKFDEVRKRYILMRGVDSSKDQSYALWGLSQESLSRTIFPLGEFTKQEVRELAKKYGLKIANKPESFEICFVPENDYTKFLEKNVKGLAEKVKGGDIVMDGKVIGKHRGYPFYTIGQRKGLGIALGYPVYVIGIDPEKNVVEVGKEEKLYHNALIAGSVNLISVERIENGMRVTAKIRYSDEGDSAILENCSDGKVLVKFEKPKRAITPGQSVVFYDGDIVIGGGIIEKAFDV, encoded by the coding sequence ATGAGAAGACCTGAGGACATAACTGTTGTCGTTGCGATGAGCGGTGGAGTTGATTCGTCTGTTGCAGCTGCGGTTCTGAAAGAACAGGGTTACAATTTAATTGGAATAACCATAAAAACATACAATTACGAGGATATAGGAATACAAAACGAACATAGCTGCTGTTCGCTTGAAGGGATAAATGATGCAAGAACTGTTGCGACGAAGCTTGGATTCCCGCACTATGTGGTTGATCTTACTAAGGAGTTCCATCGCGAGGTGATAGATTATTTCATAAAAGATTATCTTGATGGAAGAACTCCAAATCCTTGTGTTATTTGTAATAGAAAAATAAAGTGGGAAGCACTTATTAAAAAGGCGATGTCGCTTGGGGCTGATTACATCGCAACAGGTCACTATGCACGAGTTAAATTTGATGAAGTAAGGAAAAGATATATCTTGATGCGCGGGGTAGATTCATCAAAGGATCAATCGTATGCTCTATGGGGATTAAGTCAGGAAAGTTTAAGTAGGACGATTTTTCCACTTGGTGAATTTACTAAACAGGAAGTTAGAGAACTTGCAAAGAAATACGGTTTGAAGATCGCAAATAAACCTGAAAGCTTTGAGATTTGTTTTGTTCCAGAGAATGATTATACGAAATTTCTTGAGAAGAATGTCAAAGGTCTTGCCGAAAAAGTTAAAGGTGGAGATATAGTTATGGATGGGAAAGTTATTGGGAAGCATCGTGGTTATCCATTTTATACAATCGGTCAAAGGAAAGGGCTTGGAATTGCGCTTGGATATCCTGTGTATGTAATCGGAATTGATCCGGAGAAAAATGTCGTAGAAGTTGGAAAGGAGGAGAAACTTTATCATAATGCACTAATAGCCGGAAGTGTTAATTTAATTTCAGTTGAAAGAATTGAAAACGGAATGAGGGTCACCGCCAAGATAAGATATTCTGATGAGGGAGATAGCGCAATTCTTGAAAATTGTTCGGATGGGAAGGTACTTGTAAAGTTTGAGAAGCCAAAGCGTGCAATCACACCAGGACAGTCGGTTGTGTTCTACGATGGTGATATTGTCATCGGCGGTGGTATAATTGAAAAAGCATTTGATGTTTAA
- the lptB gene encoding LPS export ABC transporter ATP-binding protein, translating into MLSLKLFGSNKKDEISKTSNNSILRAESLYKRYKKRYVVRNVSIEVRQGEVVGLLGPNGAGKTTTFYMIVGMIKPNAGKVFLDDIEITKLPMYKRARLGISYLPQEASIFRKLTVEENIMAVLQVMNLTPEQRKEKLEKLLEDFGIAHIRKSKGYMLSGGERRRTEIARALATDPKFILLDEPFAGIDPIAVEDLMNIVANLKNRNIGVLITDHNVHETLSITDRAYLLFEGQILKEGTAEFLANDPEARKLYLGEKFKLDRY; encoded by the coding sequence ATGCTAAGCTTGAAATTGTTTGGCTCAAATAAAAAAGACGAAATTTCAAAAACCTCAAATAATAGCATCTTGCGAGCGGAGTCACTTTACAAAAGATATAAGAAAAGATATGTCGTCCGAAATGTCAGCATAGAAGTAAGGCAAGGTGAGGTTGTTGGGCTTCTTGGACCAAATGGAGCTGGCAAGACAACGACATTTTACATGATCGTTGGAATGATCAAACCAAATGCTGGAAAGGTTTTCCTTGACGATATTGAGATAACCAAATTACCGATGTATAAAAGAGCAAGATTAGGTATAAGTTACTTACCGCAAGAGGCAAGCATATTTAGGAAGTTAACGGTTGAGGAAAACATCATGGCTGTTTTACAAGTTATGAATTTAACACCGGAACAAAGGAAAGAAAAACTTGAAAAACTTCTTGAGGATTTCGGTATAGCTCACATTAGAAAAAGCAAAGGATATATGTTAAGCGGTGGAGAAAGAAGAAGAACTGAAATCGCTCGCGCGCTTGCAACAGACCCCAAATTTATACTTCTTGATGAACCGTTCGCTGGAATTGATCCGATTGCTGTTGAGGACTTAATGAATATCGTCGCAAATTTGAAAAATAGAAACATCGGAGTTTTAATAACTGATCATAATGTCCACGAGACACTTTCAATTACAGACAGAGCATATCTTTTGTTTGAAGGACAAATTTTAAAAGAAGGAACAGCCGAATTTCTCGCCAACGATCCAGAGGCAAGGAAGTTATATCTTGGTGAAAAATTTAAACTTGACAGATATTAA
- a CDS encoding DUF4346 domain-containing protein, with amino-acid sequence MAEKKSIDKIESELQKGVNLAKCRKCGCMKETLELLSNSPQIAGYADLFKCVENWLSEMQDIEYQCLGCKYCYPAIAMNIFYETFPETILRSPDHIVNVQNQTWPPIPGEYFAFCEGQNCPVAVSTLSNAELAEKIARIKPYGLCIVGKTETENIGMEKVIKNIITNTTIRFLLLVGKDSAGHFSGETFIALWKNGVDENMKIIGSPGKHPVLRNVTKHEVESFRKQIKIVNMIGCEDENKIVGEIEKLSREVKTCACKFGSWKINREEISAVEVIQAEEPEKIEMDKAGYFVIIPQLHRNIIVVEHYSYNNELLHVIEGKDARSIYWTIIKNGWVTQLSHSAYLGKELARAELSLKLGFKYIQDKA; translated from the coding sequence ATGGCGGAGAAAAAGTCAATAGATAAAATTGAATCGGAACTGCAAAAGGGGGTAAACCTTGCTAAATGCAGAAAATGTGGATGTATGAAGGAAACGCTTGAGTTGTTGTCAAATTCCCCTCAAATCGCAGGTTATGCCGATTTATTTAAGTGCGTTGAAAATTGGCTTTCTGAAATGCAAGATATAGAATATCAGTGCCTTGGGTGCAAGTATTGTTATCCAGCGATAGCTATGAATATCTTTTATGAAACTTTTCCTGAAACGATATTACGCTCACCTGATCACATTGTTAATGTTCAAAATCAAACTTGGCCACCGATTCCTGGGGAATATTTTGCTTTTTGTGAAGGTCAAAATTGTCCCGTTGCAGTTTCAACGCTTTCTAATGCTGAACTTGCGGAAAAGATTGCCAGGATAAAACCATATGGACTTTGCATTGTTGGTAAAACGGAGACGGAAAATATAGGGATGGAGAAAGTCATCAAGAATATAATAACTAATACAACCATTCGGTTTCTTCTCTTGGTAGGTAAAGATTCGGCAGGACATTTTAGCGGGGAAACATTTATTGCGCTATGGAAAAATGGCGTTGATGAAAATATGAAAATAATAGGCTCTCCTGGAAAACATCCAGTATTAAGGAATGTAACTAAACACGAAGTTGAATCTTTTCGTAAACAAATCAAAATTGTAAATATGATCGGATGTGAGGATGAAAATAAAATTGTTGGGGAAATTGAGAAACTTTCCCGAGAAGTTAAAACTTGCGCTTGTAAATTTGGTTCTTGGAAAATAAATCGTGAAGAAATTTCCGCTGTTGAAGTTATCCAAGCTGAGGAACCTGAAAAAATTGAGATGGATAAAGCAGGATACTTCGTTATTATACCACAACTACACAGAAATATCATAGTGGTTGAGCACTACTCCTATAACAATGAACTTTTGCATGTAATTGAGGGAAAAGACGCAAGAAGTATTTATTGGACTATAATCAAAAATGGTTGGGTTACTCAACTTTCACATTCCGCATACCTTGGCAAGGAGCTTGCAAGAGCTGAACTTTCGCTTAAACTTGGTTTCAAATATATCCAAGATAAAGCTTGA
- a CDS encoding glycosyltransferase family 9 protein: MFQIQKEKINKILVIKLRAIGDVLLSTVVLKNLRHNFPNAKIDFLTEPPSREIIEGNPFVDELIIFERHKNDLKKFWELSNRKYDLVIDLFCNPRSALLTFITRAKYRVGYAFRGRGYAYNIKLKPRKEVHHNVEFNLDALRSIGLEIIDKKIYMPLSEESENFAKNFWEENNLNNEMVVAINPSGTWETKRWGLEKFAKLGDMIAKNLNAKILILWGNAEELEDAKKIDSMMNLKPIIPPKTSLKQLASILKRCSFTISNDSGPMHISTAVGTPTLGIYGPTNPYAQGPYGEKHLWIRKESLECIACNLTKCPIGNVCMRDLSVETVYEAFLKLIEKNKKANKISS, translated from the coding sequence TTGTTCCAAATTCAAAAGGAAAAAATTAACAAAATTCTCGTCATAAAACTTCGCGCAATTGGCGATGTTCTCTTATCAACAGTTGTCCTAAAAAACCTGAGACACAATTTCCCGAACGCAAAAATTGACTTTTTAACCGAACCCCCATCAAGAGAAATTATTGAAGGTAATCCATTCGTTGACGAGCTTATAATCTTTGAACGACATAAAAACGACTTAAAAAAGTTTTGGGAATTAAGTAATAGAAAATACGACCTTGTAATAGACCTTTTCTGCAATCCGAGATCGGCCCTGCTGACATTTATAACTAGAGCGAAATACCGAGTCGGCTATGCATTTCGCGGCAGAGGCTATGCATATAATATCAAACTTAAACCACGAAAAGAAGTACATCATAATGTTGAGTTCAACCTTGACGCCTTGAGATCTATAGGTCTTGAGATCATTGATAAGAAAATTTACATGCCACTTTCCGAAGAATCTGAAAATTTTGCGAAAAATTTCTGGGAAGAAAATAATTTGAATAATGAAATGGTCGTTGCTATAAATCCAAGCGGGACATGGGAAACAAAAAGATGGGGGCTTGAAAAATTCGCAAAACTCGGTGATATGATAGCTAAAAATTTAAATGCGAAAATCTTGATTTTATGGGGCAACGCTGAAGAACTTGAAGACGCTAAAAAAATAGATTCAATGATGAATTTAAAACCCATAATCCCACCAAAAACAAGCTTGAAACAGCTTGCTTCAATTTTAAAAAGGTGCTCATTTACAATAAGCAATGATTCAGGTCCAATGCATATTTCAACTGCTGTTGGAACCCCAACGCTTGGAATTTACGGACCAACAAATCCTTACGCACAAGGTCCATATGGCGAAAAACATCTATGGATAAGAAAAGAATCCCTTGAATGCATCGCTTGTAACTTAACAAAATGTCCAATTGGAAATGTTTGCATGAGGGATTTGAGCGTTGAAACAGTTTACGAGGCATTTCTCAAACTTATTGAAAAGAATAAAAAAGCAAACAAAATTAGTTCCTGA